The Candidatus Koribacter versatilis Ellin345 genome has a segment encoding these proteins:
- a CDS encoding Ig domain-containing protein, whose amino-acid sequence MPYPASVFGPAVRNQVLRSLLLIALIPAALFLSACGGSSSSTTATTGVAPVFTSTAPTIAREGVLYTYDVTTTTSDGSTVTYAATTVPSGATFDGATLKWTPTHAESRISNSFTITATTSNNGTATQFFSVTPNGNIDGTAVDHAVTGSGLKNYNQDLSGSVVEALVPDGKGGYNTVRGSGKDDGTFSVGNIGTGSFWLHVQQPEVGTLQDNYIWTNASDVDLGMLLGQRPDVVQEKLGQTITTSFDLAVAPKSEDSLAWASPDAGAFGNGLPTSFTQHLVSTFPQSGGLIDSAKGDRGFFVHYSPTSTGLGVAVDAAEYDSITQTDGGTTNLTTNTAALSGTSTANPVIKITQWDALYAGLPGVTPLLKEFDFYDARYPGTEGPAGGIDIAYGPDLRNVTTDTDLGSFSYAMISKTGVPYTQFLDYGLRIINVGSSNFEFVVGGAIFTNAVPTSATPIVPVISLPRSVTVDGKDFLSDQTNISLSPQISWSTPSTGTPTSYALYVYDTSKFNAIASFYTNGNSVTVPAGMLHAGSTYIFYLEAFLSQSTTFATAPFRTGTSQAISFVVSGIMTTAGGASASGVPSETKQKFRVTPRFVGAPKVAKQ is encoded by the coding sequence ATGCCGTATCCCGCGTCTGTGTTTGGGCCTGCCGTACGTAACCAAGTTCTCCGTTCCCTTTTATTGATTGCTCTCATTCCGGCTGCTCTTTTCTTGAGCGCCTGCGGCGGCAGTAGTTCCAGCACGACAGCAACTACCGGAGTCGCGCCAGTCTTCACCAGCACGGCTCCGACCATCGCGCGCGAAGGCGTTCTGTATACCTACGACGTCACCACGACGACGTCGGACGGCAGCACGGTGACCTACGCGGCAACCACTGTCCCGAGCGGCGCCACCTTCGATGGCGCCACCTTGAAGTGGACGCCTACCCACGCCGAATCGCGTATCTCGAACTCATTCACAATCACTGCTACCACCAGCAATAACGGAACCGCCACGCAGTTCTTCAGCGTCACGCCAAATGGCAATATTGACGGTACCGCCGTTGATCACGCCGTCACGGGCAGTGGCTTGAAAAATTACAACCAGGACCTCAGCGGTTCTGTCGTCGAAGCCCTCGTTCCCGATGGCAAGGGTGGCTACAACACGGTGAGAGGATCGGGCAAGGATGACGGCACCTTCAGTGTGGGCAACATCGGCACCGGCAGCTTCTGGCTGCATGTGCAGCAGCCGGAGGTCGGTACTCTCCAGGACAATTACATCTGGACCAACGCCAGTGATGTCGACCTCGGCATGCTGCTCGGCCAACGACCGGATGTTGTGCAGGAGAAGCTCGGCCAGACCATCACGACAAGCTTCGATCTCGCCGTTGCCCCTAAGAGCGAAGACTCTCTCGCGTGGGCAAGTCCAGATGCAGGTGCTTTTGGAAACGGCCTGCCGACTTCTTTCACGCAACATCTTGTGTCAACGTTCCCGCAGTCGGGCGGCCTCATCGATAGTGCCAAGGGAGATCGCGGCTTCTTTGTTCATTACTCGCCAACGTCCACTGGCCTCGGCGTAGCCGTTGATGCTGCCGAATACGACAGTATTACGCAGACTGATGGCGGAACAACGAACCTGACCACCAATACCGCTGCGCTCAGCGGAACCAGCACCGCCAATCCGGTGATCAAGATCACGCAGTGGGACGCGCTGTATGCGGGTCTGCCTGGGGTTACCCCTCTTCTAAAAGAGTTCGACTTCTACGACGCACGCTATCCCGGAACGGAAGGCCCCGCGGGCGGTATCGACATTGCCTATGGTCCAGACCTGCGAAACGTCACCACGGACACAGACCTGGGCAGTTTTAGCTATGCCATGATTTCCAAGACCGGCGTTCCCTACACCCAGTTTCTCGACTACGGCCTCCGCATCATTAATGTCGGTTCGAGCAATTTTGAATTTGTCGTCGGCGGCGCAATCTTCACCAACGCAGTGCCGACCTCTGCCACTCCGATCGTTCCGGTTATAAGTTTGCCGCGCTCCGTAACCGTGGATGGCAAAGATTTCCTGAGCGACCAGACCAACATTTCGTTGAGCCCACAAATCTCGTGGTCCACTCCGTCGACGGGCACTCCAACGTCGTACGCTTTGTACGTCTACGACACAAGCAAGTTCAACGCGATCGCGTCGTTTTATACCAATGGAAACAGCGTGACTGTGCCGGCCGGGATGCTGCACGCCGGCTCCACCTACATCTTTTATTTGGAGGCTTTCCTGTCCCAGAGTACGACGTTTGCAACAGCGCCGTTTCGCACAGGAACCAGCCAGGCAATCTCGTTTGTCGTTTCCGGCATAATGACCACGGCCGGAGGCGCCAGTGCGTCAGGCGTGCCCTCCGAGACGAAACAGAAGTTTAGGGTTACGCCTCGTTTCGTGGGAGCACCGAAGGTTGCAAAGCAATAG